The following nucleotide sequence is from Mesobacillus jeotgali.
ATAGCCGCAAGTCCTGCGCCGTGCTTAAATGTCCCTTCGGCAACCAGGTTCTTCAGCTCTTCCATCGTAAGAGTATGTAATTCAATTTGCTCGCTGTTTTCAAGCTTTTGTTCAGCCTTCGTCAAACCAGCGGCGGCAAAAAGAGAGATTTCCTCTGTCGTCGACCCTGGAGAAGGATAGAAGCTTCCCAGATCGAGCCAATGCTCAGCAACATAGCCTGTTTCTTCCTCAAGCTCTTTTTTTGCTATCTCAAGAGGAGAACTTCCTTCAGGTTCAATCGTCCCTGCTGGCAATTCCCATTGCCAGTCTTTAATTGCATGGCGGTATTGCTTTAGACAGACCACCTCATGATCTTTCGTAATTGGAAGGATACAGACTCCTTTAGCGAAATCCAAATACGAAAAGGTCTTCTCTTCCTTATTCGGCAGAATAACTTTATCTACAGTGACCTTGAACCTGTCCACTTTATTCGTGCTTGATTCCTTAATATCCCATGTCATTTTCTTCACCTCTCCTTATCAGCGATAAGTACGCTACTTTCACTCTTTGCTAAAAGAAAAGCAGCTGACATTTATCGCAACTCCAATGAATGTCGGCTGCTTTTGACATTACAAATGCGAAACAATCAATTCAGCACTTCCATCCAGTTCATATTCGCCAAATTCAGATGGCAGCATGAAATGGTCACCCTTATTGAACTCAAACCGATCATTATCCTTAACCAGTGATCCTGTTCCATCAATAACACTCACTAATTGGAAGGTAAGGTCTTGATTCAATTTTGTGTTGCCTGCCAATTCCCATTTGTGGACAGTGAAATAATCACTTTCTACAAAGGTAGTGATTTTCATATCACCTGATGTTTTGACAACAGGCCTGATTTCCGGCTTTACGGCAGGAACAGTCGTTACCGCAATCGACTGCTCGATATGCAGCTCGCGCAGATTGCCTTCGTTATCCCTGCGGTCATAGTCATAAACTCTGTATGTTGTATCCGAGTTTTGTTGGGTTTCCAGAATGACGATTCCGGCTCCGATTGCATGAACAGTCCCGCTTGGAACAAAGTAGAAGTCGCCTGGCTTAACTGGTACTTTCGTAAGAAGCTCGTCCCATTTTCCTTCCTGGATCATCGCTTCGAGCTCTTCTCTTGTTTTAGCAGTATGACCGTAGATGATTTCTGCATCTTTTTCGCAATCAATGATATACCAGCACTCTGTCTTGCCCAGATCGCCTTCATGTTTAAGGCCATATTCGTCATCAGGATGAACCTGCACTGATAAATCCTGGGCAGCATCCAGGATTTTCGTCAACAATGGAAAACGGTCACCCTCAATGTTCCCGAAAAGTTCACGTTTCTCTTCCCAAAGCTCACCTAAGGTTAATCCCTTATGTTCTCCGTTCTTCACAACGCTCTGGCCATTGCTGTGAGCAGCAAATGCCCAACATTCGCCCGTTTGGCCGGAAGGAATCTCATAGCCAAAAGACTTCAGCTGCTCTCCGCCCCAAATTCGTTCTTTGAAAACCGGTTCAAAAAATAATGGTTGTATCGACATGTTCATAAACCTCCATAGTTACGATTCACATAACTACCATATTAAAAGACATTTTCAGGAAGGGCAATGTTTACTTCCTATTCTTGTTCCTCTAATGCATTTTTGGCTAACAAAAGAGAACCTATAATTCCTGCGTTATCACCAAGGCCTGGACTTACGATATAATCAGACAGCTCTGGCAAGGCAACATAGTCATTCAGAAACTCTTGTAAGTATTTTTGGATATACGAGAATACCTGTTTTTGATTCATGACACCGCCACCGAGGATTATTTTTTTTGGTGATAGAATCAGGATATACTGCATCAATGCCTGGGCGATATAATAGCCTTCCATTTCCCAGACTTCATCGCGTCCGACCAGTTTAATACCTTTCGCTCCCCAGCGCTCCTCGATAGAAGGACCTGCGGCAAGACCTTCAAGGCAATCCGAATGATAAGGACATTTTCCTTTATAGTGATCCTCCGGATGCCGTCTTACAAGGATATGCCCCATTTCCGGATGCGAAAGCCCTTGAAGCAGCCTCCCCTGGACGACTGCTCCAGCTCCAATGCCTGTTCCGACCGTGATGTATAAGCAGCTATCCAGTCCTTTCGCTGCACCAAAGGTGGCTTCTCCCAGCGCAGCAGCGTTAACATCGGTATTAAATCCAACTGGAACGGACAAAGCATTCTTAATTTCCTGGACAAAAGGATAGTCCTTCCACCCAGGCTTCGGGGTGGATGTTATGTAACCATATGTATCGCTATCCGTATTTACGTCAATAGGGCCAAACGAACCGATGCCGATTGCATCGATCTTATACTTTTTAAAAAAGGCAATTACTTTGGTCATTGTCTCGGCCGGTAAAGTGGTTGGAATCTGAATGCGCTCAATGACTCTTCCGGTTTCATCTCCTACCGCACAAACAAATTTAGTACCACCTGCTTCAATCGCTCCAAGCATTATATTTCACACTCCTTTTCATTATCCATTTATTAGTCCTTTCTTTCATACTAAATCCTTTCAAAACAAAAGAGAAGTGCTTCCCACACTTCTCTACGCTAACTTTTCAACTATTGCTTCTCAACGCGGTAAATTCTGGCCTCATATGGCTGCAGCTCGACTGAATCGATGTTTTCTTTATCTGCAACCTCGTAATTAGCCAATAGAAGCTCTTTCACTACAAAATCCGTGTCCGAAGACAGCTCAAGGATTGATTTCTGTTCAGAGATATTCAGAACGATAAGCCAGCGTTCATTATCAAGCTCACGTGTATAGGCATAGATTTCCAGATGATCGTCCAGGTATGTTTCGAAATCTCCATACACCATCACTTCATTTTCCTTGCGAAGCTGGATCAGCTTCTTATAGAAAAAGAACACTGAGTCCGGATCAGCAAGCGCCTGTTCAACATTGATTTCTTTATAGTTCGGATTCACCTTGATCCATGGGTCGCCTGATGTGAAACCGCCATTTGCAGAGGCATCCCACTGTACAGGCGTCCGTGAATTATCACGGGAAAGCAGCTGCAGGCTCTCAAGAACCTCCTGTGGTTCACGACCTTTTGCAACTTCTTCTTTATATTTGTTCTTCATGGCAATATCATTGTATTCATCAATTGAATCGAAGCGGACACCCGTCATTCCAATCTCTTCACCCTGAAAAACATAAGGCATTCCTGGCAGCGTATGAAGCAGGGTCGCAAAACACTTAGCAGATTCTTCCCGGTAGTCAGTATCATTCCCAAACCTGGTAACAATCCGTGTATGATCATGATTATTCAGGAACTGAGAATTCCAGCCTTTGCCCCACATGCCTTCATACCATCTCTTTTGAATCTCTTTAAACCTCTGCATGTCCCATGAAGCCATATAATCACATACTTCAAAATGAAAAAGTGTGTGAAGCTCTTTTCTGTGTTCACCAACATACAGTACACCATCTTCAGGTGTAACAAACGGGATTTCCCCGACTGTGAAAACATCATAATGGCGGAGAACCTTTTCATGCATTTCCTGCAGATACTCGTGAATTCCAGGGTTATTCCCTAAATAGGAAATATCCAGCGGATTTTCCGCATTGGGGAAGCCGGCAATTTTAGCAAGCAGGTTGATGACGTCCATGCGGAATCCATCAATCCCCTTTTTCAGCCAAAAGTGCATCATCTCATAAATTTCTTCCCTGACCTTAGGGTTCTCCCAGTTCAAATCCGGCTGCTCGACAGCAAATGAATGGAAATAGTATTCGCCTGTCTGCTCATCGTACTCCCATGTTGACGGGGCAAAATAGGAACGCCAGTTATTGGGTTCTTTTCTCCAAATATAGTAATCCCGCTTAGGATTATCTTTTGAAGAGCGTGACTCAAGGAACCACGGGTGCTGATCTGATGTATGGTTAACAACAAGGTCCATGATCAGCTTCATGCCTCGTTTGTGAACTTCATCAAGCAGCCTGTCGAAAGTTTCCATCGTTCCCGCCTTCTTCATCACTCCCTGGTAGTCTGAGATATCATAGCCATTAT
It contains:
- a CDS encoding NUDIX hydrolase is translated as MTWDIKESSTNKVDRFKVTVDKVILPNKEEKTFSYLDFAKGVCILPITKDHEVVCLKQYRHAIKDWQWELPAGTIEPEGSSPLEIAKKELEEETGYVAEHWLDLGSFYPSPGSTTEEISLFAAAGLTKAEQKLENSEQIELHTLTMEELKNLVAEGTFKHGAGLAAILRYKFMTDDQ
- the manA gene encoding mannose-6-phosphate isomerase, class I — its product is MSIQPLFFEPVFKERIWGGEQLKSFGYEIPSGQTGECWAFAAHSNGQSVVKNGEHKGLTLGELWEEKRELFGNIEGDRFPLLTKILDAAQDLSVQVHPDDEYGLKHEGDLGKTECWYIIDCEKDAEIIYGHTAKTREELEAMIQEGKWDELLTKVPVKPGDFYFVPSGTVHAIGAGIVILETQQNSDTTYRVYDYDRRDNEGNLRELHIEQSIAVTTVPAVKPEIRPVVKTSGDMKITTFVESDYFTVHKWELAGNTKLNQDLTFQLVSVIDGTGSLVKDNDRFEFNKGDHFMLPSEFGEYELDGSAELIVSHL
- a CDS encoding ROK family protein; the protein is MLGAIEAGGTKFVCAVGDETGRVIERIQIPTTLPAETMTKVIAFFKKYKIDAIGIGSFGPIDVNTDSDTYGYITSTPKPGWKDYPFVQEIKNALSVPVGFNTDVNAAALGEATFGAAKGLDSCLYITVGTGIGAGAVVQGRLLQGLSHPEMGHILVRRHPEDHYKGKCPYHSDCLEGLAAGPSIEERWGAKGIKLVGRDEVWEMEGYYIAQALMQYILILSPKKIILGGGVMNQKQVFSYIQKYLQEFLNDYVALPELSDYIVSPGLGDNAGIIGSLLLAKNALEEQE
- a CDS encoding glycoside hydrolase family 13 protein, producing MEKTWWKEAVVYQVYWRSFYDTDGDGYGDLQGVIEKLDYIKELGIDVIWLNPFYESPDVDNGYDISDYQGVMKKAGTMETFDRLLDEVHKRGMKLIMDLVVNHTSDQHPWFLESRSSKDNPKRDYYIWRKEPNNWRSYFAPSTWEYDEQTGEYYFHSFAVEQPDLNWENPKVREEIYEMMHFWLKKGIDGFRMDVINLLAKIAGFPNAENPLDISYLGNNPGIHEYLQEMHEKVLRHYDVFTVGEIPFVTPEDGVLYVGEHRKELHTLFHFEVCDYMASWDMQRFKEIQKRWYEGMWGKGWNSQFLNNHDHTRIVTRFGNDTDYREESAKCFATLLHTLPGMPYVFQGEEIGMTGVRFDSIDEYNDIAMKNKYKEEVAKGREPQEVLESLQLLSRDNSRTPVQWDASANGGFTSGDPWIKVNPNYKEINVEQALADPDSVFFFYKKLIQLRKENEVMVYGDFETYLDDHLEIYAYTRELDNERWLIVLNISEQKSILELSSDTDFVVKELLLANYEVADKENIDSVELQPYEARIYRVEKQ